From Candidatus Omnitrophota bacterium, one genomic window encodes:
- a CDS encoding phosphopantothenoylcysteine decarboxylase has product MTLPKTILITSGPTREFIDPVRFISNLSTGTMGYQLAREARARNFKVILISGPTGLTPLKNVRFIPITTALQMRRMVKKFFSRVDCLIMTAAVSDYRTARSKPEKIKAQRPLTLRFVRNPDILGEISKHKGKKILVGFSLETRDLIKNARLKLKKKGLDFIVANKAGGRCRPFGDNKVSCMIIDKFENEKRLKNISKKKLSSLIFDKISAIEQA; this is encoded by the coding sequence ATGACCCTGCCCAAAACCATCCTGATTACCTCAGGTCCTACCCGGGAATTTATAGATCCCGTCCGGTTTATATCCAATCTTTCTACCGGAACAATGGGTTATCAGTTAGCCAGAGAGGCAAGAGCGCGTAATTTTAAGGTTATCTTGATCAGCGGGCCTACCGGATTAACCCCCCTTAAGAATGTCAGGTTTATTCCAATAACAACAGCTCTTCAGATGAGAAGAATGGTCAAAAAGTTCTTCAGCCGGGTCGATTGTCTGATTATGACCGCCGCTGTTTCAGATTATCGAACAGCCCGGTCTAAACCGGAAAAGATAAAAGCCCAACGCCCGTTGACCTTAAGATTTGTAAGGAACCCCGATATTCTGGGTGAAATAAGTAAGCATAAAGGCAAAAAAATATTGGTGGGGTTTAGCCTGGAAACGAGAGATTTAATTAAAAACGCCCGGTTAAAACTTAAAAAGAAGGGATTGGACTTTATAGTTGCTAATAAAGCCGGAGGCCGGTGCCGGCCTTTTGGCGATAATAAAGTGTCTTGTATGATCATAGACAAATTTGAAAACGAAAAAAGGCTGAAGAATATATCCAAGAAAAAGTTATCCAGTCTCATATTTGATAAAATTAGCGCTATTGAGCAAGCTTGA